In Planococcus versutus, the DNA window GCCATATCCAGGATGAATTCCTTCCACTCCATGTTTTTTAGCTACTTCAATAATTTTATCCTTTTGTAAATAAGACTGTACAACCGGGTTTGGACCGATCAATACAGCTTCAGTCGCTTCACTAACGTAAGGCAGATCCCCATCTGCCTCGGAGTGAATAGCGACTGTTTCGATTCCAAGACGATTACATGTACGAATAATTCGACGTGCAATTTCTCCTCGGTTCGCGATTAGGATTTTTTTCATATTTAAAATACCCCCTATGTTTTCTCCCTTCTATAGCATATACGAGTTTTGTAAGCGATTTCAACTGTTCACTAAAATATTTCTTTTATTTTTCAAAAAAAACACTATTATTTGAGTTTAAAAAAGAAATCCTTTAAGAAGAAGGATTTCTTTTTTTTGTTTTATTAAGAAAGCGATCAACCGCTTCATGGTGTGCATCTCGTTCCCACAAAACAGCACATCGTCTCACTTCTTGTTCAACGCGTTCTTGTAAATCTGTTTTCTGCCATTTGCGAATAGCCATTTCTTTGTATGCCCGATGCACATCTGGATGAATGGTTTTCATTCGCTCGAAAAACGCTTTAATGTCTTGGTCTTCTTGAACAATGATCGTTGCCCAACCAAAGTCTTTTAGTTCGTTGGCGGGATATACTTTGGCTTCGCTGAGCATTTTTAACGCTTGGTCATGCTGCAGGGTTTCCAATAGATAAGTTCCGCCACCCCAACCACTAGTAATGGCGAGTGTGCCTTGTATAAAGCCACATTTCGCATGATCCCATACAAGCCTGTAATCGCACGCTGTAGCAATTTCGCAACCTCCACCAACAGCAGCGCCATTGACGACAGCCACTACCGGCACAGGCAGTGTTTTGATCGAATACAGCACATCACTCATCCGTTTAAGCATGCGATATGATTGTTGTTCTGTACGAAGCGCATGAAATACGGAAAGATCGCCTCCTGAACAAAAAGCTTGCTTGCCTGAAGCTGTAATGATAACCATTCGAACAGAAGGATGCTGTGCTCCTTCTACCAGTTCTTCAAGACCTGCTGTTACTTCATTGTTAATCGCATTGCGTATTTCAGGGCGGTCAATTGTGAATGTCATAATGCCATCCGTCAGGTTTATCGTATAAGACAATAGAATCCCTCTCTTCTGCCAGTTTCCTGCAGGCAAATTAACGCCACTTACTTATGTATAGAGAAAAAGGCTATCGAGAGCCATGGCCTCTCAATAGCCTTTCAGCAGCAAATACTGTTTTATTTGCTTGCTACTACTTCTTTCCCTTTGTATGATCCACATGCTTTACAGACGTGGTGAGCCAATTTACTTTCGCCACAGCTTGGGCAAATTACCATGCCCGGCACTGACAATTTAAAATGTGTACGGCGCTTTCTTTTAGCGGTTTTGGACGTTCTTCTAGCTGGTACAGCCATTGGTGACACCTCCTTACACTAATTCTATTCATCTGACTGATCAAAATACTTTGCTAAATCAGCAAGTCTTGGATCCGGTTTTGGTGGTGCCGCTTCTTTCTCGGCTTCGTACTCTTCGTCTGTTGAATACGACCAATCATTTCCGCCTTTTATAACAGACTGATCAGCGTCTTCCTTAAACACTTGCATCGGTATCTCTAGCAAAACGAGTTCTTCTAATAGTGGTTGAAGGTCTATAACTTCAGTTTCTACAGTGTGAACATCACTAAGCTTATCTTCTTGGCCTTTTTCAGACCAATCAAAGACTTCAACCGAATCAACGTTTATCGGAAACTCAACATCCTCCCAAGTTCGAGCGCAAGGCAGCGTAAGCATACCTTCGAGATGGAGTTGGC includes these proteins:
- the rpmF gene encoding 50S ribosomal protein L32 — translated: MAVPARRTSKTAKRKRRTHFKLSVPGMVICPSCGESKLAHHVCKACGSYKGKEVVASK
- a CDS encoding enoyl-CoA hydratase/isomerase family protein, with translation MSYTINLTDGIMTFTIDRPEIRNAINNEVTAGLEELVEGAQHPSVRMVIITASGKQAFCSGGDLSVFHALRTEQQSYRMLKRMSDVLYSIKTLPVPVVAVVNGAAVGGGCEIATACDYRLVWDHAKCGFIQGTLAITSGWGGGTYLLETLQHDQALKMLSEAKVYPANELKDFGWATIIVQEDQDIKAFFERMKTIHPDVHRAYKEMAIRKWQKTDLQERVEQEVRRCAVLWERDAHHEAVDRFLNKTKKRNPSS
- a CDS encoding YceD family protein, with translation MKIAIQQLQKHRNDGLPIDQMVHLDAVKSRNSDIREISPVHVTGHCTIGSQQLTCQLHLEGMLTLPCARTWEDVEFPINVDSVEVFDWSEKGQEDKLSDVHTVETEVIDLQPLLEELVLLEIPMQVFKEDADQSVIKGGNDWSYSTDEEYEAEKEAAPPKPDPRLADLAKYFDQSDE